The genomic segment AATATCAATTAAACTGTTCATGTTTTTATCCTTTCTGATTGAGAGGACTATTTTGTCCGGTTCGAAAACAAAAATTTGTTTTCGAATTTGTGTCATTGACACAAAAGGAGAAAATTCTTTTGAAAGTTTTAATTTTCAAAATTCCCCCTGATCCAACTCTCATCAGAGGGATTATCGCGGAATACTTTTAACCTTTCAACATCTTTAGGCGCGATATATCCGGTCTGTGCGGCAACCTGCGCGACTGTGTCAAAATCGATCAGCGAAACATTTTTCAACCCCGCCGCCGTCAGTTTTTCCAGTCCTTTTTGCATGTTATAGGTGAAGATGCTCGCGATGCCGAGTACTTGCGCGCCCTCGTCCCGAAGCGCCTGTGCGGTTTCAATCGCGCTGCCCGCGGTCGAAATCAAATCCTCAACGACGACCGCTTTTTGTCCCGGTTCAAGCCGGCCTTCGATCTTGTTATTTCTGCCGTGGGTCTTGGCCTCCCCGCGCACATAGCCCATCGGAAGTCCTAAAATGTGTCCCGCGATGGCCGCATGAGCGATTCCGGCGGTGCTGGTTCCGAACAGCGCTTGTGCCTCGGGATAGTTTTCATTGATCATGTCGGCCAATGCCTGCTCGACCTTGACGCGGACTTCGGGCGCAGTTAAAATTAGGCGGTTGTCGCAATAGACCGGGCTTTTGATGCCGCTGGCCCAGACGAACGGCTCGTCGGGCCGGAAAAACACCGCGCCGATCGAAAGCAGTCCGCGCGCAATTTCCTCTTTGTTTATCTTCATATCGTTTTATACCACTTGCTCCAAAAAGTCGCGTTTGCAACGCCGCCACGCCGCAGCGGGATCATCCGCCTGTGTGATCGAGCGCCCGACGACGATAAAGTCCGAACCGGCAACTCTCGCGCCGGCCGGATCCATCACGCGTACCTGATCGCCCGCCGATTCCTCGGCGAAGCGGATACCCGGCGTCACAGTCAAAAAGCTGTTACCGCAAGCCGCATGTACCACGGAGGCCTCGAGCGGAGAACAAACCACGCCGTCGAATCCCGAGTCCTTGCAATTTTTAGCGTAGCCGATGACGACTTCGGGCAAAGTGCGATCAATATAGAGTTCTTCTCGCATGCTCTGTTGGCTGGTCGAGGTCAGCATCGTCACGCCGATTAACAGCGGACGAGGTCCCGAAAAGCCCGCAAGCCCGTCGAGCGCGGCCTCCATCATCGCACGGCCTCCGCCCGCATGTAAATTTATCATATCCGCGCCGAGCTCCGAGAGAACCCGCATGGTCTTTTTGACCGTGGTCGGGATGTCATGAAGCTTCAAATCGAGGAAAATGCGGTGTCCGCGCGCTTTTAAAGCTCGTACGATGGCGGGTCCCTCGGCGTAAAACAATTCCATGCCGATTTTGACATAAGGCCGCTCGTTGCCGAAGCGGTTTAAAAACGAGATGGTCTGCGCCGTGCTGCTGAAGTCGCATGCGATGATGATGTCTCTGTTCATAAATGAGCCCCTCCTGTAAGTTCTGAAAGCCGTTCGATCCGGTATTTCTCCATGACCGACGGCAGGTCTGCGATGATTTTACGGCAGATAAAGGGATCGACCAGATTCGCGGAGCCGATCTGCACCGCGGCCGCCCCCGCGAGCATCATCTCGATCACATCTTCGGCGCTTGCGATACCGCCCATGCCCATAATCGGAATTTTTACAGCCTTGTAAACCTGATACACCATTTGAACCGCCACCGGGAACACACCCGGCCCCGAGTAGCCGCCGGTGACATTGGCGAGAATCGGTTTTCTGCGGTTCAGGTCAATCCGCATTCCGAGCAGGGTGTTGATTAACGATACGCCGTCCGCCCCCTCGGCTTCGACCGCTTTTGCGATTTCGGTGATGTCTGTCACGTTCGGCGAGAGTTTGATAAACACCGGCTTTTTCGCCACGGCTTTGACGGCCTTAGTAACGGCTGCCGCAGATTTCGGGTCGGTGCCGAACGCAATTCCGCCGCCGTGGACGTTGGGGCAGCTGATGTTGACCTCCAATATCTCCACCTGTTCCACTGCGTCCAGCGCCTTGCAGCAGTACACATATTCGTCGATTGAAAACCCGCTGACATTGGCGATTACAGGCTTTTTATATACGCTAAAAAGTTTCGGCAGTTCTTCGGTGATCACTTTTTCGATGCCCGGATTTTGCAGTCCGACCGCGTTCAGCATGCCTGCCGGGCATTCGGCGATGCGCGGCTCGGGATTGCCGAAGCGCGGCTCTTTGGTCGTGCCCTTAAAGGCGATCGACCCGAGAATGTTCAAATCGTATAGCTGAGCGAAATCTGCGCCGAATCCGAACACCCCGCTGGCCGGGATAATCGGATTATCGAGCCGAAGCCCCGCCACGTTTACGCGCATATCTACCATATTAAGTCCTCTTTCAACAGCACCGGCCCATCCTTGCAGATGCGTTTTGAGCCGCTCCTGGTCTGACAGCTGCACCCCATGCACGCGCCGAACCCGCAGGCCATGCGCGCTTCAAAACTCAGCTGCCCGTCGGTCGGGCAGACGGCGAAAACCGCTTTCAACATCAGCTCGGGTCCGCATGCGCAGTAATCGGTGTAACCCGAAAGTTCACGGATCGCATCGGTGACAAAGCCCTTCATCCCAAGTGTGCCGTCAACCGTGGTGATATGCACCGACACGCCCAGCGCCTCGAACTCTTGGATTAACATCGCATCTACGGCGCTGTTAAATCCCAACACCGCTGTCGGTTTTTTACCCTGCGCAATCAACGCTTTTACTAATCCGTAGAGAGGAGGAGTTCCGACGCCCCCACCGATGAGCAGCGGTTTTTGCCCGCAGCGGTTCGTGTCGAACCCGTTTCCGAGCGGCATTAACGCCGAAATTTCGTCTCCCGACGCCATCTTACTCAGCGTTTCGGTGCCTTTTCCGATCACTTTATAAATGATGTCGACGCTCTCGCTGTCCCAATCGCAGATCGAGATCGGCCTGCGTAAGTATAACCCGTTTATTTTAAGGTTCAAAAACTGCCCCGGCGCGGTAAAGCTGTGTTCGGGACAAATCAACTTCATCCGGAAGACGTCACGCGCGATCGGGAAATTCCCCGCGACCACACAGATCCGGTCTTTCATCCGAAATCACGCTCCTTCCAGACGATCTCACCGCCGACTGCTGTCATGCGGATTTTTCCGTATACATCGCGGCCTTCAAACGGCGTGCTCTTGCCCATGCTTGCAAAATCGGCAGGGTTGATGGTGTATCTGCATTCCGGGTCGAACACGGTCAAATCCGCCGGCGCACCAATTTCTAAATTCGACCCAAGCCCGAATAGTTTCAAAGCGTTGTCGTGCAGAATCTCCATTAGTTTTTCGAAGGTCAGTATTTTTGTCTTGACGAATTCGGTGTAGAGCAACGGCAGCGCAGTCTCGAGCCCGACGATACCCATCAAGCTGCCCCGCAGGCCCTGCGCTTTTTCGTGCGCAGCATGAGGTGCATGGTCGGTGGCGATCACATCGATCGTACCGTCCAAAATTCCTTCGACAAGCGCTTCGCGGTCAGCTTTATCCCGAAGCGGCGGATTCATTTTAAATCTGCCGTCGTCTTTCAAATCATCCTGACATAGCAGCAGATAGTGCGGCGCGGTCTCACAGGTAACCGAAAGTCCCTCTCTTTTGGCCTTGCGGATTAATGCGACACTTTCTTTGCACGAGACATGACAGACATGATAACGCGCGCCGATTTCGCGCACCAGCGCCAGATCGCGCTCAATCGGCCTCCACTCGCTCTCGGAGCTGATGCCCGCAATCCCGTGCTTTTTGGCAAAAGCGCCGTCGTGGATGACGCCGTTTTTCACAAGAGCGTTGTCCTCACAGTGGGCGCAGACCAATGCGTCGATGCGCCTTGCCTCACATAAAACCTGCCGCATCATCTCTTCGCTCTGCACGCCCTTTCCGTCATCGGAGAAAGCGAACACCCACGGCTGCATCCCCTTCATCTGCGACATCACCCGCCCTGCCTCTCCGAGTGTAAGCGTGCCGTAGGGCAGAACGTGGATTTTGGCGTCGCGTCGAATCGGTGCGAGCACCTCGGCTAAGTGCGAGACGGTGTCGGGGCACGGCGAGAGGTTCGGCATCGCACAGACGGTCGTATAACCGCCCCTTGCGGCTGCAGCCGTACCGGTCTTCATGGTCTCTTTATACAAAAATCCCGGCTCTCTCAGATGCACATGCACATCTGTGAGACCGGGCAATATAAACGCTGATGCGATAGTCGCCGAGGCGAAAGTCGCTGACGCGACCGAAAAAACGGTTTTCCCATCGGTCGAAAGAGGCTGCGGGGAAAGGGCGGAAATGCAGCTTTCGGAAACTGCAAGATTCATTGGTTTCAACGAACCGCCGGAGTAAATTCTGCCGCCGGTAAGGATAAACTCCATCTTTACCCGTCCTTTCACATCAAAGTTAACATGAATTTTAACTTTTACTTATGAAAATATCATAACATGTAAAAAATCTCGCCCGTGCGGACAAGATTCTGTGTGAAGACACCGCGCGCAAGTTCGCACGCAGAGGTCGGCAGTATGACATCTTGTCGGCATCTCTGTACCGCACTTAAAGATTTTACGGATTTGATTCTACCATATGATTCACCTACCTGTCAAGCAGTCCTAAAATAAATTTTTTGGGTTAAAATGTCCTATTTAAGAAAGCACGCCGATTTTCGGATGCACATATACTGATTGCGAGAGGAGGTGTTATTATATCAAACTCAAATTATTATTTCGACCTTGATTGCCGATTAATCGATTCCCAATGCGGAATGAAAATATTGCAATGTTATTCTTGCGAAGAAAATCATAGTCCTTGTATATGCCCTCCGGGGCCACCGGGGCCTCCCGGATGTCCGGGACGTCCGGGACCTCCGGGGCCACCGGGACTTAGGGGACCTGCAGGAGAAACCGGACCAAGCGGAGCTGCCGGAGCAGTAGGCGCAACGGGAGCGACCGGAGCGACAGGACCGAGCGGAGCTGCCGGAGCTGTAGGCGCAACGGGAGCGACCGGAGCGACAGGACCGAGCGGAGCTTCCGGAGCGACTGGTGCTACAGGGCCCAGCGGAGCTTCCGGAGCGACTGGTGTTACAGGGCCCAGCGGAGCTTCCGGAGCAACCGGTGCTACAGGTGCTACAGGGCCTACCGGACCTCAAGGTGAACCCGGCGGAGTGGGCTGTTCTTGTATCGCTCAAATGAATAACATCATCGAGCAAATTATTACGAATTTCTCCGGTTCGAATATTACCGTAAACCTGGACAGCGGCGGTTCTGTCAGCGGTAGACCGTTCAGCATCACCAACAATACAATTTTTAATTTGATAAATCCATCGGATGCGATATCAGACCGAATCAGCATTTGCAGAATCGCTTTTATCACACTGCCCGCAGGCAATACGTTCACCGGATTTACCTTCCTGGATCCGCCGGATCCATTGCCGGAGGGTTGTGAAGCCCAGTGTGAAGCCGGGGTCAGAGCCACGCTGCAGGCTTTCGTCGGAACCACAACCAAAGTGACCGTTCGCGCGGGCGGCGGCTCAACCGGAAACAACAATGTCACAACAACGGCGTTCGGTATTGCCATCATCGGCAACAACACAGCTGTATCGACTTGCAGTGTTGAAGATATCACCTAAAAACCGGATTGGCGGGAACTATTCCGAAACGTCCCGCCAATTCTACATAACATATCAGTGAGGGTCATTATGCCGAATATGAGATTTCATTTATTGGGGCTTGCCCATCTGGAGACGAACAGGAAAAATTCAACCTGCGCCTACACACAAAAAATCATCAAGTTAGCCCGGATGATAAAGGCCTTCGGCCATACGGTATTTTTTTACGGTGTGGAAGGTTCCGAAGTGACCTGTGACGAGTTTATACAAGTATCAACGCAGGAGGATCTCCGCAATACTTATGGTGATTATGACAGGACAACAATTTTATATAAACAGGACCCGAACGACGCCGCCCACACTGTTTTTAATCGGAATGCCGCAGAAGCGATCACTGCACGAAAAAAAGAACGGGATATCTTGTTGTGTCCGATGGGCATTTATCAAAAACCGATTGCAGACGCCGTTAAGTTGCCCACAGTCGAACCCGGGATCGGTTACACAGGCGTGTTTTCGTCACTGCGCGTGTTTGAATCTTATGCTTGGATGCATTATATCTACGGATTGCAAAAGACAGAGGACGGCAAATGGTATGATGCGGTCATCCCGAATTATTTCGACCCGAAAGACTTTCCTTTTCAGCCGAAAAAACAGGATTACCTGCTTTATTTCGGAAGAATCATCAACCGAAAAGGCGTTCAGGCGGTCTCGGATATTGCAAAGGCCACCGGAAACCGGTTATATATTGTCGGTCAGGGCTCGCTCGAGAATCCCGCCGAGGGGATTCATTTATCCGACGAGAAGCACATCGTCTACCATCCGGCTGTCGGCCCGGAGCAAAGAACCGAATTACTTGGAAACGCCAAGGCGGTTTTAATGCCGACCTATTACCTCGAGCCGTTCGGGGGAGTCAACGTCGAAGCCCAGCTTTGCGGGACTCCTGTGATCACCAGCGATTGGGGGGCCTTCCCCGAGACCGTTCTGCACGGTGTAACGGGATATCGCTGCCGGACTTTTGAGGAGTTTTGTTGGGCTGTGAATAACATCTGGCACATCAAGCCAAAGGACTGCCATGAATGGGCAGTCAAAAACTACTCGATGGAGCGCGTCGGAAAAATGTATGAGGAATATTTTCAAAGGGTTTACCGCCTGTTTGAAAAAGGATGGTACCAACCCAATGGGCAGCGAACCGAATTAAGCTGGCTGGAGCGTTACTACCCCTAAAAAATTGAGATTACCGTTTTTCAAAAAGCACGTCAATCGAATCAACCGGCATTCTTTTGTCTATCCGCTCCACAATTAAATTGTGAAATCCGTCATTCAGGCCCCGTATCTCGGACACCACACGAGACTTCTCTTTCGTTTGCGCCGATAAATCGATCTGTCCAAGCGGTTTACCGTCTAAGATCAACCGTACCTGACCGAACTCGGGACTTTTTGGACTCCAGAGTTTATAGCCGGTGCCGATAAAATTCCATTTCACCCGCACCTCTTCGGTCAGGCTGATTTTGCCGTGCTCAAATCGGAACAGATCATCTTCGACTTTTTGAAAATGTTCAATATGCTGCGCCGCGCCTAACAAGCCCTCGTCGTAAAGATAAGTCAGGGACGCAGGCAGACATTCACCCTCCACTTCAAACTCGCTTACGCGAAGATGCGAATGAGGTTCAGTGTAAAGACCTATTGGGCCTTCACCGAAACGGAAATCGCTCTTGTAATTCTCCCGTCCGTCGATTCGTATCGTTAATTTACCGCTTTCGCAGAAAACCTCCGCTTCCGACGGTGATTGTGATAACCCTTCTTCTGCAATGATAATTCGGGCCCCCGACTTGTCAAAGTGAATCAACCGCCAGATGTCCGCGCTGAGTTCAAGCCCATCGCAGAATGAAAGCGCTGCGGTTTCTTCCAATACCGAATTGCTTGTGGGTTTTTCCGGGTATAATGCACCGCGGTAATTCCAAAGCAATATCGCTTTTCCGACAAGTTTAAACGAAGTTTTAAGTTTAAAATCTCTGTATGCATGCCGCAAAAGAGTGATTGACGGACCTAAATGCCCGCTTAATACGAATCCGTCGCGATATGGTTGATCCCAGCGTCGGCGGGCAATGTTAATGGTTCCGCAGTCCTTGTCGTTTTTAGAGGGAAACATGACCCGAAGCACGCCGTCTTCGCCGACAAAACCGGTAATTGTCTGTCCGAAAATGCCGCTGTATTCATTGATGATAGGTTCCGAATGCCAGATGCTGCCGTGCATGTAGATTTCCCAGCTCTCCGGTTTTTCGGCTTTTTCAATGGGCGCCCGCCATATCACTTGAAAATTGCGGTTGCCGGCAACCGAAGTGGCCGGAGCGTAAACATACCCTTCATATGTAAAAGTCGGAAAAAACTCCATCAGCGGCGGATGAAAATCATCGCCGTCTGGGCTCAGCAGACGAACGGGTTCCGAAAACGGACCCTGTGCCGTCGGAGCGGTAATCGCATACAAAGCCCAGCCGAAGTGTTTGGTCGAATCGGCAAGGATAAAAAAGATATAATCCTCTTTTCGTTTTTGCAGCGAAGTGGCGTAAAACCGATTATACTTACGCTCTTTGTTGCCGCTGTTTTTATAAATAGGATTTATATCCCGAATAAACGGCCCTTGAGGGGAATCGGCGACCGCATAACCGCAGCCGCTGTCACATTTATCGGCGATCGGACTGCGCATCGTCGCCCAGGTGTTATTGTCAGAGCCCCAGTCATAGGTCATATGGCAGCGCCCGTCGTGATAAATGACCGAGACATCGGGAGATTCGCCCACATGATATTCGCATCCCGTAAATTGCGTCTTTTCTTTCGGGAATGCCGAACCTAACTCCTCCCATGTCTTCCCGTCGTCTTTCGAATGGAAAACGGTGCAGCAAGCGGGGTATTCGCTGTCGATTCTATATCCTTGAAGATAATTTCCGACATAACAATAAAGCCCCGTACCCTTGGGGTCATTAAATAAAAATCCGTTGACCGGCCATTCATACGGCGGTTTTCCGATCAAAACTGGGTTTTCGCGGTCATGCTCAAAAGAATCAAAAGAAGGATCTCCGTAAATCGGGTGCCGAAGCCATTCGTCTTTTTTTTCTTTTTTTGCGAAATCGATTTTCATCGCCGTCACCTTTTTCCGCAAGTTATGTTTATTATACTCTAAACACGAAATAGTTCAACAAAGATTCCGCGCTTTGAAGCGCGGAATCTTCATCATTAATAACTATCTTGCAGGGAATGGTATCGACCGCATTCAATGACCGCTACGTCTTATTCAATCATTACCAGTGATTCGATTTTTACCTTGTTCAACGTCTTCTCATATACTTCGCCCGATCGCTCGAAGTACCAGTACCAATCGCCGTAATAACCGCTTTTATAGGTATTAAAAGATTTTAATTGTTCTATCTTTCCTGTTTTCAATTCCATTCGATAATCTTGTTCGATACGATCATCGGAATAATATAAATATCCTTGATGATAACGGATACCGGATGTAACCGTCTCAACAATCGGAATCGGTTCGCCGCCGTTAATACTCAATTTGTAGATATATCGTTTATCAGTTGGTACCGCTCCGATGGGATTACTATCCTCAAAATAAATCCAGTCATCCACAATGAACATGGAATAAGGGAAATTATCGTATTTGCTCTCATATTCATGAATACATAAAGTTACCGGGTTGGAACCGTCAAGATTCATTTTGCAAATAATCGTTTCTTCCTGCTCATTGGTGCTTGTATA from the Oscillospiraceae bacterium genome contains:
- a CDS encoding dihydroorotate dehydrogenase electron transfer subunit, which translates into the protein MKDRICVVAGNFPIARDVFRMKLICPEHSFTAPGQFLNLKINGLYLRRPISICDWDSESVDIIYKVIGKGTETLSKMASGDEISALMPLGNGFDTNRCGQKPLLIGGGVGTPPLYGLVKALIAQGKKPTAVLGFNSAVDAMLIQEFEALGVSVHITTVDGTLGMKGFVTDAIRELSGYTDYCACGPELMLKAVFAVCPTDGQLSFEARMACGFGACMGCSCQTRSGSKRICKDGPVLLKEDLIW
- the pyrF gene encoding orotidine-5'-phosphate decarboxylase, which codes for MNRDIIIACDFSSTAQTISFLNRFGNERPYVKIGMELFYAEGPAIVRALKARGHRIFLDLKLHDIPTTVKKTMRVLSELGADMINLHAGGGRAMMEAALDGLAGFSGPRPLLIGVTMLTSTSQQSMREELYIDRTLPEVVIGYAKNCKDSGFDGVVCSPLEASVVHAACGNSFLTVTPGIRFAEESAGDQVRVMDPAGARVAGSDFIVVGRSITQADDPAAAWRRCKRDFLEQVV
- the pyrE gene encoding orotate phosphoribosyltransferase, with the protein product MKINKEEIARGLLSIGAVFFRPDEPFVWASGIKSPVYCDNRLILTAPEVRVKVEQALADMINENYPEAQALFGTSTAGIAHAAIAGHILGLPMGYVRGEAKTHGRNNKIEGRLEPGQKAVVVEDLISTAGSAIETAQALRDEGAQVLGIASIFTYNMQKGLEKLTAAGLKNVSLIDFDTVAQVAAQTGYIAPKDVERLKVFRDNPSDESWIRGNFEN
- a CDS encoding dihydroorotase codes for the protein MEFILTGGRIYSGGSLKPMNLAVSESCISALSPQPLSTDGKTVFSVASATFASATIASAFILPGLTDVHVHLREPGFLYKETMKTGTAAAARGGYTTVCAMPNLSPCPDTVSHLAEVLAPIRRDAKIHVLPYGTLTLGEAGRVMSQMKGMQPWVFAFSDDGKGVQSEEMMRQVLCEARRIDALVCAHCEDNALVKNGVIHDGAFAKKHGIAGISSESEWRPIERDLALVREIGARYHVCHVSCKESVALIRKAKREGLSVTCETAPHYLLLCQDDLKDDGRFKMNPPLRDKADREALVEGILDGTIDVIATDHAPHAAHEKAQGLRGSLMGIVGLETALPLLYTEFVKTKILTFEKLMEILHDNALKLFGLGSNLEIGAPADLTVFDPECRYTINPADFASMGKSTPFEGRDVYGKIRMTAVGGEIVWKERDFG
- a CDS encoding glycosyltransferase, translated to MPNMRFHLLGLAHLETNRKNSTCAYTQKIIKLARMIKAFGHTVFFYGVEGSEVTCDEFIQVSTQEDLRNTYGDYDRTTILYKQDPNDAAHTVFNRNAAEAITARKKERDILLCPMGIYQKPIADAVKLPTVEPGIGYTGVFSSLRVFESYAWMHYIYGLQKTEDGKWYDAVIPNYFDPKDFPFQPKKQDYLLYFGRIINRKGVQAVSDIAKATGNRLYIVGQGSLENPAEGIHLSDEKHIVYHPAVGPEQRTELLGNAKAVLMPTYYLEPFGGVNVEAQLCGTPVITSDWGAFPETVLHGVTGYRCRTFEEFCWAVNNIWHIKPKDCHEWAVKNYSMERVGKMYEEYFQRVYRLFEKGWYQPNGQRTELSWLERYYP
- a CDS encoding dihydroorotate dehydrogenase, whose amino-acid sequence is MVDMRVNVAGLRLDNPIIPASGVFGFGADFAQLYDLNILGSIAFKGTTKEPRFGNPEPRIAECPAGMLNAVGLQNPGIEKVITEELPKLFSVYKKPVIANVSGFSIDEYVYCCKALDAVEQVEILEVNISCPNVHGGGIAFGTDPKSAAAVTKAVKAVAKKPVFIKLSPNVTDITEIAKAVEAEGADGVSLINTLLGMRIDLNRRKPILANVTGGYSGPGVFPVAVQMVYQVYKAVKIPIMGMGGIASAEDVIEMMLAGAAAVQIGSANLVDPFICRKIIADLPSVMEKYRIERLSELTGGAHL